The Azospirillum brasilense genome window below encodes:
- a CDS encoding DUF2254 domain-containing protein: protein MKDRIRHYWAFLRASLWFVPSLMGGVAATLAVALLTWGRGAVENATDYWLLYAGDADNARQLLSSLLTGMITMTSLVVSITMVVLTLAAGQIGPRLIRNFIQDWTTQAVLGLFLADIVYLLVVFRTIDGNQADRVPHLAVSVGTGLTALCLFVLLVYVHKLARSIIYDNVVQRVAADLRDVTAALLPERGDGPPEIPPDLRGDFAWVDLDQDGYVQAIDLDGLVATAQNADSVIRLDIRPGHYVIGGGEHVAVFPAGACTADLSKAVRGAFIVGSERTPTQDVEFGIRQLVEMATRALSPGINDVFTALAVIDNLSASMARIFDRAIELAVLRDSAGTVRVLRDVTGYDGFVGAAFDQIRQAGSGNAAVLIRLVDAIIRLAPRVRLDAQREPLREQLDMILAAGEQNIAIPRDLAILRARWRQATERLER, encoded by the coding sequence ATGAAGGACCGGATTCGCCATTATTGGGCATTTCTCCGCGCCAGCCTGTGGTTCGTTCCCTCTCTGATGGGCGGCGTGGCGGCGACGCTCGCGGTCGCGCTGCTCACCTGGGGGCGTGGCGCCGTGGAGAACGCCACGGATTACTGGCTCCTGTACGCCGGTGACGCCGACAACGCGCGCCAGCTTCTGTCGTCGCTGCTGACCGGCATGATCACCATGACGTCGCTGGTGGTGTCGATCACCATGGTCGTGTTGACCTTGGCCGCCGGCCAGATCGGTCCACGACTGATCCGCAATTTCATCCAGGATTGGACGACCCAGGCGGTGCTGGGCCTCTTCCTGGCCGACATCGTCTATCTGCTGGTCGTCTTCCGAACCATCGACGGCAACCAGGCCGATCGGGTCCCCCATCTGGCGGTCAGCGTCGGAACCGGACTGACCGCCCTGTGTCTGTTCGTTCTGCTGGTCTATGTCCACAAGCTTGCCCGCTCGATCATCTACGACAATGTGGTGCAGCGGGTCGCCGCGGATCTGCGCGACGTGACCGCAGCCCTGCTTCCCGAGCGCGGCGACGGTCCCCCGGAGATACCCCCCGACCTGCGCGGCGATTTCGCCTGGGTGGACCTCGACCAGGACGGCTACGTCCAGGCGATCGACCTGGACGGTCTGGTCGCCACCGCCCAAAACGCCGATTCGGTGATTCGCCTTGATATCCGGCCCGGCCATTACGTCATCGGCGGCGGCGAGCATGTGGCCGTGTTTCCGGCCGGCGCCTGCACGGCGGACCTGTCGAAGGCGGTCCGCGGCGCTTTCATCGTCGGTTCGGAGCGTACCCCGACCCAGGATGTGGAGTTCGGCATCCGCCAACTGGTGGAGATGGCCACCCGCGCCCTGTCGCCGGGAATCAACGACGTGTTCACCGCCTTGGCGGTGATCGACAACCTCTCGGCCTCGATGGCCCGCATCTTCGACCGCGCGATCGAACTGGCGGTTCTGCGCGACTCCGCCGGAACGGTCCGGGTCTTGCGGGACGTGACCGGATACGACGGCTTCGTCGGCGCCGCCTTCGATCAGATCCGCCAGGCCGGGAGCGGAAACGCCGCGGTGCTCATCCGGCTTGTCGACGCCATCATTCGGCTGGCCCCGCGCGTCCGCTTGGACGCCCAGCGGGAACCGCTGCGGGAGCAGTTGGACATGATCCTGGCGGCGGGCGAACAGAACATCGCGATTCCCCGCGATCTTGCCATTCTTCGAGCCCGTTGGAGGCAGGCGACCGAGCGGCTGGAGCGCTGA
- a CDS encoding MaoC family dehydratase gives MAGRYFEDFRVGDVIDTEGATVTDSQIMDFAQRFDPQPFHMDAVAAAEGPFGGLIASGFHTLSLTFRLFRDTGAITGTSLGGSGGDELRWLRPVRPGDTLRVRVEVVEAIPSRRGDRGTVRLAYTTLNQHGEAVMTITLNHIVATRSIPAE, from the coding sequence ATGGCGGGGCGCTATTTCGAGGATTTCCGCGTCGGTGACGTGATCGACACCGAGGGGGCGACGGTCACCGACAGCCAGATCATGGATTTCGCCCAGCGCTTCGACCCGCAACCCTTCCACATGGACGCGGTGGCCGCCGCGGAGGGGCCGTTCGGCGGGCTGATCGCCAGCGGCTTCCACACCCTGTCCCTGACCTTCCGGCTGTTCCGCGACACCGGGGCCATCACCGGCACCAGCCTGGGCGGTTCGGGCGGCGACGAGTTGCGCTGGCTGCGCCCGGTGCGGCCCGGCGACACGCTGCGCGTCCGGGTCGAGGTGGTGGAGGCCATCCCGTCCCGCCGCGGCGACCGCGGCACGGTCCGGCTGGCCTACACCACGCTGAACCAGCACGGCGAGGCGGTGATGACCATCACCTTGAACCACATCGTGGCGACCCGCAGCATTCCGGCGGAGTAG
- the thiD gene encoding bifunctional hydroxymethylpyrimidine kinase/phosphomethylpyrimidine kinase gives MQAHPINGRVLIVAGSDSGGGAGIQADIKAVSALNAFAMTAIAALTAQNTTGVYGVLPVDPAFVALQMKVVLEDLGADSIKIGMLANAAVIEVVAGEYEARAINVPLVVDPVMVSKSGHFLLEPDAVQTLRKRLLPHAELVTPNLPEAEALTDIPVRNLDDMRRAAEMIRTFGPKAVLLKGGHLEDERLCDLLLTEDGEEVFEGRRIHTPHTHGTGCTLASAIAAGIAQGLGVRDSVARARAYVDEAIRSAPGFGHGHGPLNHLHTVRPFP, from the coding sequence ATGCAGGCCCACCCGATCAACGGCCGTGTTCTCATCGTCGCCGGGTCCGATTCCGGCGGCGGTGCCGGCATCCAGGCGGACATCAAGGCGGTCAGCGCGCTGAACGCCTTCGCCATGACCGCCATCGCGGCGCTGACCGCGCAGAACACGACGGGGGTCTATGGCGTGCTGCCCGTGGACCCGGCCTTCGTCGCCCTTCAGATGAAGGTGGTGCTGGAGGACCTCGGGGCCGACAGCATCAAGATCGGCATGCTCGCCAACGCCGCCGTCATCGAGGTGGTGGCCGGCGAGTATGAGGCGCGGGCGATCAACGTTCCGCTGGTCGTCGATCCGGTGATGGTTTCGAAGAGCGGCCATTTCCTGCTGGAGCCGGACGCCGTGCAGACCCTGCGCAAGCGCCTGCTGCCCCATGCGGAGCTGGTCACTCCCAACCTGCCGGAGGCCGAGGCGCTGACCGACATCCCGGTGCGCAACCTGGACGACATGCGCCGTGCCGCCGAGATGATCCGCACCTTCGGGCCGAAGGCCGTCCTGCTGAAGGGCGGCCATCTGGAGGACGAGCGGCTGTGCGACCTGCTGCTCACCGAGGACGGCGAGGAGGTGTTCGAGGGGCGGCGCATCCACACCCCTCACACCCACGGCACCGGCTGCACCCTGGCCTCCGCCATCGCCGCCGGCATCGCCCAAGGGCTGGGCGTGCGCGATTCGGTGGCGCGCGCCCGCGCCTATGTGGACGAGGCCATCCGCTCCGCCCCCGGTTTCGGCCACGGCCACGGCCCGTTGAACCACCTGCACACGGTCCGGCCGTTCCCGTAG
- a CDS encoding Bax inhibitor-1/YccA family protein: MFDQYPNQSRWGAGAAGVDRAAFDEGLRKHMLRVYNFMMLGLGVTGLVALFVASTPALYVPIFTTPLKWVVMLAPLAFIMVLSFRFHAMSASALQGLFWAFCAVMGVSMASIFLVFTGASVARVFFITAAMFAAMSLWGYTTKADLSKMGSFLMMGLIGIVIASLVNIFIGSSALQFAVSVLGVVIFTGLTAYDTQRIKEEYAEGYGHEANTKLAVMGALSLYLNFINLFQMLLQLMGNRE, from the coding sequence ATGTTCGACCAGTATCCCAACCAGAGTCGGTGGGGCGCCGGCGCCGCGGGCGTGGACCGCGCGGCGTTCGACGAGGGCCTGCGCAAGCACATGCTGCGGGTCTACAATTTCATGATGCTCGGTCTGGGCGTGACGGGGCTTGTGGCGCTGTTCGTGGCGAGCACGCCGGCGCTGTACGTTCCGATCTTCACGACCCCGCTGAAGTGGGTGGTGATGCTGGCGCCGCTGGCCTTCATCATGGTGCTGTCCTTCCGCTTCCACGCGATGTCGGCCAGCGCGCTGCAGGGGCTGTTCTGGGCCTTCTGCGCGGTGATGGGCGTGTCGATGGCGTCGATCTTCCTGGTCTTCACCGGGGCCAGCGTGGCGCGGGTGTTCTTCATCACCGCGGCGATGTTCGCGGCGATGAGCCTGTGGGGCTACACCACCAAGGCCGACCTGTCGAAGATGGGCTCGTTCCTGATGATGGGCCTGATCGGCATCGTCATCGCCAGCCTGGTCAACATCTTCATCGGCTCCAGCGCGCTGCAGTTCGCCGTCTCGGTGCTCGGCGTGGTCATCTTCACCGGCCTGACCGCCTACGACACCCAGCGCATCAAGGAGGAGTACGCCGAGGGCTACGGCCACGAGGCCAACACCAAGCTCGCCGTCATGGGCGCCCTCTCGCTCTATCTCAACTTCATCAACCTCTTCCAGATGCTTCTCCAGCTCATGGGCAACCGCGAGTAA
- the glnA gene encoding type I glutamate--ammonia ligase — MSDISKVFDLIKEHDVKYVDLRFTDPRGKLHHTAQHVSTIDEDVFEDGIMFDGSSIAGWKAINESDMILQLDPTTAVMDPFSAQPTLNILCDVYEPSTGQPYARCPRGIAKAAEKYMASAGIGDTAYFGPEAEFFVFDDVKFKVEMNKVSYEFDSEEGPYTSDKDYEDGNLGHRPGVKGGYFPVAPVDSGSDLRAEMLSVLAEMGVPVEKHHHEVAASQHELGIKFDTLVRTGDNMQYYKYVVHNVAHAYGKTATFMPKPVFGDNGSGMHMHQSIWKEGQPLFAGNQYADLSELALYYIGGIIKHAKALNAFTNPTTNSYKRLVPGYEAPVLLAYSARNRSASCRIPYVASPKGKRVEVRFPDPSANPYLAFAALLMAGLDGIQNKIHPGEAMDKNLYDLPAEELAKVPTVCGSLREALDSLKADSAFLQKGDVFTKDMIESYIDLRTEELLAFETMPHPIEYKMYYSV, encoded by the coding sequence ATGTCCGACATCAGCAAGGTCTTCGACCTGATCAAGGAACACGACGTCAAGTACGTGGACCTCCGCTTCACCGACCCGCGCGGCAAGCTGCACCACACCGCTCAGCACGTCTCGACCATCGACGAGGACGTGTTTGAAGACGGCATCATGTTCGACGGCTCCTCGATCGCCGGTTGGAAGGCGATCAACGAGTCGGACATGATCCTCCAGCTCGACCCGACCACCGCCGTCATGGACCCGTTCTCGGCCCAGCCGACGCTGAACATCCTCTGCGACGTGTACGAGCCGTCGACCGGCCAGCCCTACGCCCGCTGCCCGCGCGGTATCGCGAAGGCCGCCGAGAAGTACATGGCGTCGGCCGGCATCGGCGACACCGCCTACTTCGGCCCGGAAGCCGAGTTCTTCGTCTTCGACGACGTCAAGTTCAAGGTCGAGATGAACAAGGTGTCCTACGAGTTCGACTCGGAGGAAGGCCCGTACACCTCGGACAAGGACTATGAGGACGGCAACCTGGGCCACCGCCCGGGCGTCAAGGGCGGCTACTTCCCGGTCGCTCCGGTCGACAGCGGCTCGGACCTGCGCGCCGAGATGCTGAGCGTGCTCGCCGAGATGGGCGTGCCGGTCGAGAAGCACCACCACGAGGTGGCCGCTTCGCAGCATGAGCTGGGCATCAAGTTCGACACGCTGGTCCGCACCGGCGACAACATGCAGTACTACAAGTACGTCGTGCACAATGTCGCCCACGCCTACGGCAAGACCGCGACCTTCATGCCGAAGCCCGTCTTCGGCGACAACGGCTCGGGCATGCACATGCACCAGTCGATCTGGAAGGAAGGCCAGCCGCTGTTCGCCGGCAACCAGTACGCCGACCTGTCGGAACTGGCGCTGTACTACATCGGCGGCATCATCAAGCACGCCAAGGCGCTGAACGCCTTCACCAACCCGACGACCAACTCGTACAAGCGTCTGGTCCCGGGCTACGAGGCTCCGGTTCTGCTGGCCTACTCGGCCCGCAACCGTTCGGCCTCCTGCCGCATCCCGTACGTCGCCTCGCCGAAGGGCAAGCGCGTCGAGGTCCGCTTCCCGGACCCGTCGGCCAACCCGTACCTGGCCTTCGCCGCCCTGCTGATGGCCGGTCTGGACGGCATCCAGAACAAGATCCATCCGGGCGAGGCGATGGACAAGAACCTGTACGACCTGCCGGCCGAAGAGCTGGCCAAGGTTCCGACGGTTTGCGGCTCGCTGCGCGAGGCCCTGGACAGCCTGAAGGCCGACAGCGCCTTCCTGCAGAAGGGCGACGTGTTCACCAAGGACATGATCGAGTCCTACATCGACCTGCGCACCGAGGAGCTGCTGGCCTTCGAGACCATGCCGCACCCGATCGAGTACAAGATGTACTACTCGGTCTGA
- a CDS encoding YgaP family membrane protein has protein sequence MSAENAIRHTYDRFFGGERNLGPLERAVSTGLGLVMAAGGVRRGADVRGAIMGLAGAALVARGMSGHCPLKAMVADEDHDRLSGPSAERYSPGEGPLERTPARTGSYS, from the coding sequence ATGAGCGCCGAAAACGCCATCCGACACACCTACGACCGCTTCTTCGGGGGCGAACGGAATCTCGGGCCGCTGGAACGCGCCGTGTCCACCGGCCTCGGACTCGTCATGGCGGCGGGCGGCGTGCGCCGCGGCGCCGATGTGCGGGGCGCCATCATGGGGCTGGCCGGCGCCGCCCTGGTGGCCCGCGGCATGAGCGGCCATTGCCCTCTGAAGGCCATGGTGGCGGACGAGGATCACGACCGCCTGTCCGGTCCGAGCGCGGAGCGTTACAGCCCCGGCGAAGGGCCGCTGGAGCGCACGCCGGCCCGCACCGGGTCCTATTCCTGA
- a CDS encoding PLP-dependent aminotransferase family protein, producing the protein MTQWVPDLEGRQGPRYRAIADALSDDIASGRLPPGTRLPTHRDLAYRLGVTVGTITRAYTEAEKRGLIGGEVGRGTFVQGQRHMPPSDPFTWTPRPEPSIINMTVVTPEHPMSVSMMGATLAAIGASPNLGALLEYAPHAGLPAHRAAGAQWLARQHRVTASADTILLTTGAQNAMAVALAAVARPGDVVLTERLTNYGIKTLSAVEGYHLEGIAIDEHGVVPDSFDSACRRLAPKALYLVPTMHNPTASVMPQARRVEIAAIARRYGVMLVEDDVFGFLVHDAKPIQAIAPDVTVYVNSLSKSVSAGLRVGYVVAPPALVPRVEAVIRALQYSSPPLPPEVATRWITDGGADRIAEAQRGEAMARQQIARSILPASAVCGHPGAQHLWLVLPEPWRRDDFIAEAMRRGVKVTGGDVFAVGRASAPHAVRLGLCHPHSRDELARGLRTLADLLENPQTAMLSIV; encoded by the coding sequence ATGACACAGTGGGTTCCTGATCTGGAGGGGCGGCAAGGCCCCCGTTACCGGGCCATCGCCGACGCCCTGTCCGATGACATCGCCAGCGGACGGCTCCCCCCCGGCACACGGCTTCCCACCCACCGCGACCTCGCCTACCGCCTCGGCGTCACCGTCGGCACCATCACCCGCGCCTATACCGAGGCGGAGAAGCGCGGGTTGATCGGCGGCGAGGTCGGGCGCGGCACTTTCGTGCAGGGGCAGCGGCACATGCCCCCCTCCGACCCCTTCACCTGGACACCCCGACCCGAACCGTCGATCATCAACATGACCGTCGTGACGCCGGAGCACCCGATGTCGGTGTCGATGATGGGTGCCACCCTGGCCGCCATCGGCGCCTCGCCGAACCTGGGAGCGCTGCTGGAATACGCACCGCACGCCGGCCTGCCCGCCCACCGCGCCGCCGGTGCGCAATGGTTGGCGCGCCAGCACCGCGTAACAGCCTCCGCCGACACGATCCTGCTGACCACCGGCGCGCAGAACGCCATGGCGGTCGCGCTGGCCGCAGTGGCCCGCCCTGGCGACGTCGTGCTGACGGAGCGGCTGACCAACTACGGCATCAAGACTCTGAGCGCGGTCGAGGGCTATCACCTGGAGGGCATCGCCATCGACGAGCATGGCGTGGTCCCGGACAGTTTCGACAGCGCCTGCCGCCGTCTGGCGCCCAAGGCGCTGTATCTGGTGCCGACCATGCACAATCCCACCGCCTCCGTCATGCCGCAGGCCCGGCGCGTGGAGATCGCCGCCATCGCCCGCCGCTACGGGGTGATGCTGGTGGAGGACGATGTGTTCGGCTTCCTGGTCCATGATGCGAAGCCCATCCAGGCCATCGCCCCGGACGTCACCGTCTACGTCAACAGCCTGTCCAAGAGCGTGTCGGCCGGCCTGCGCGTCGGCTACGTGGTCGCTCCGCCGGCTCTGGTGCCGCGCGTCGAGGCGGTCATCCGCGCCCTGCAATACTCCTCCCCGCCCCTGCCGCCTGAGGTCGCGACGCGCTGGATCACCGATGGCGGCGCCGACCGCATCGCCGAGGCACAGCGCGGGGAAGCCATGGCGCGCCAGCAAATCGCCCGCTCGATCCTGCCCGCCAGCGCCGTCTGCGGGCATCCGGGGGCACAGCATCTCTGGCTGGTCCTGCCCGAGCCCTGGCGGCGCGACGATTTCATCGCCGAGGCGATGCGCCGCGGCGTGAAGGTGACCGGCGGCGACGTGTTCGCCGTGGGCCGGGCCAGCGCCCCCCACGCCGTGCGGCTGGGCCTCTGCCACCCGCACAGCCGGGACGAATTGGCGCGCGGCCTGCGCACACTGGCGGATCTGCTGGAGAATCCGCAGACGGCGATGCTGTCGATCGTGTGA
- a CDS encoding Hsp70 family protein, producing MTACGLDFGTSNTTLGVRMAAGADTGGGAYGLLALDGTRTTLPSAVFFDFEADAVTVGQAAIDAYASGVEGRLMRSIKSMLGTDLIDADTALRKGRITFRAVIATFLAAVKERAETALGGELTDVVLGRPVHFVDGDPAGDAAAEEVLGEIARSVGFRHISFQYEPIAAALDYEQQVEREELALIADIGGGTSDFSIVRIGPERRGRADRSADILANDGIRVGGTDFDRDLSLATAMPLLGHGSAMKRPGLLAPKHLFFDLATWSKINFLYTAKAMADLERLKRDSATPDRIERLIGVVEHRLGHALAMAVERTKIALSDGPEAGLLLDWGGGGMTRPVSVGELNEATAILAGRIGGRVRACLAEAGTLPAEIDAVFLTGGSTLLPQVRAAILAELPGARVVEGNIFGSVGTGLTIEAARRFGGTA from the coding sequence ATGACGGCTTGCGGCCTCGATTTCGGCACGTCCAACACGACGCTCGGCGTGCGGATGGCGGCGGGCGCCGACACGGGAGGGGGGGCTTACGGCCTGCTTGCCCTCGACGGCACACGGACGACCCTGCCCAGCGCCGTCTTCTTCGATTTCGAAGCCGACGCGGTGACGGTCGGGCAGGCGGCCATCGACGCCTATGCGTCGGGCGTCGAGGGGCGTTTGATGCGTTCCATCAAGTCGATGCTGGGCACCGACCTGATCGACGCCGACACCGCGCTGCGCAAGGGACGCATCACCTTCCGCGCGGTCATCGCCACCTTTCTGGCGGCGGTCAAGGAACGGGCGGAGACCGCGCTCGGCGGAGAGCTGACCGACGTGGTGCTCGGGCGCCCGGTGCATTTCGTCGACGGCGACCCGGCGGGCGACGCCGCGGCGGAGGAAGTGCTGGGCGAGATCGCCCGCTCGGTCGGATTCCGCCACATCTCCTTCCAATATGAGCCGATCGCCGCCGCGCTCGACTACGAGCAGCAGGTGGAGCGCGAGGAGCTGGCGCTGATCGCCGATATCGGCGGCGGTACGTCGGACTTCTCCATCGTCCGCATCGGGCCGGAGCGGCGCGGGCGGGCCGACCGCAGCGCCGACATCCTGGCCAATGACGGCATCCGGGTCGGCGGCACCGATTTCGACCGTGACCTGTCGCTGGCGACGGCCATGCCGCTGCTGGGCCACGGCAGCGCCATGAAGCGCCCCGGTCTGCTGGCCCCCAAGCATCTGTTCTTCGATCTGGCGACCTGGTCGAAGATCAACTTCCTCTACACCGCCAAGGCGATGGCCGACCTTGAGCGCCTGAAGCGCGATTCCGCGACTCCGGACCGCATTGAGCGGCTGATCGGCGTGGTCGAGCACCGGCTGGGCCATGCCCTGGCCATGGCGGTGGAGCGCACCAAGATCGCCCTGTCCGACGGGCCGGAGGCCGGCCTGCTGCTGGATTGGGGCGGTGGCGGCATGACGCGCCCGGTATCGGTGGGCGAGTTGAACGAGGCGACGGCGATCCTGGCCGGCCGCATCGGCGGGCGGGTGCGCGCCTGTCTGGCCGAGGCCGGCACGCTGCCGGCGGAGATCGACGCGGTGTTCCTGACCGGCGGCTCCACGCTGCTGCCGCAGGTGCGGGCGGCCATCCTGGCCGAGCTGCCCGGCGCCCGTGTGGTGGAGGGCAACATCTTCGGCTCGGTCGGCACCGGCCTGACCATCGAGGCAGCGCGGCGCTTCGGCGGCACCGCCTGA
- a CDS encoding GNAT family N-acetyltransferase, whose translation MSADAILYAVEPDLTADAFIDVLHRSGLAERRPVADRPRVEAMLRNAGLIVTARNADGALVGVARSVTDFAFCCYLSDLAVDRACQGRGIGKELMRRTRAAVGEGVTCLLLSAPKAITFYEAAGMERHAQAFLFTEKP comes from the coding sequence ATGAGCGCCGATGCGATCCTCTATGCCGTCGAGCCCGACCTGACCGCCGACGCCTTCATCGACGTGCTTCACCGCTCCGGGCTGGCCGAACGCCGTCCCGTGGCGGACCGCCCACGGGTGGAGGCGATGCTGCGCAACGCCGGCCTGATCGTCACCGCCCGCAACGCGGACGGAGCCTTGGTCGGAGTCGCCCGGTCCGTCACCGATTTCGCCTTCTGCTGCTATCTGTCCGACCTCGCCGTCGACCGCGCCTGTCAGGGGCGCGGCATCGGCAAGGAGCTGATGCGCCGCACCCGCGCCGCGGTGGGGGAGGGCGTGACCTGCCTTCTCCTGTCCGCGCCCAAGGCGATCACCTTCTACGAGGCGGCGGGGATGGAGCGGCACGCCCAGGCGTTCCTGTTCACCGAAAAACCCTAA
- a CDS encoding PhzF family phenazine biosynthesis protein gives MRLPLYQVDAFADAVFAGNPAAVVPLEDWLPDATLQAIAAENNLAETAFLVRRGDGYEIRWFTPTVEVDLCGHATLASAFVIATMLEWGCPRIDFATREAGTLSVTRDGDLYTLDFPSRPPEPLAGPPAGLLDALGGPPPTALLKARDLVVVYDDEATVRGLTPDMSALARLEDFYAVIVTAPGSGGVDFVSRFFAPAQGIPEDPVTGSAHCTLIPYWARRLGKERLKARQVSARGGSLSCELVGDRVKIAGKAVLYMDGAVYI, from the coding sequence GTGCGCCTTCCCCTGTATCAGGTCGATGCCTTCGCGGACGCGGTGTTCGCGGGCAACCCGGCGGCGGTCGTGCCGCTGGAGGACTGGCTTCCCGACGCGACTCTCCAGGCCATCGCGGCGGAAAACAACCTGGCGGAAACCGCCTTCCTCGTCCGCCGCGGTGACGGTTACGAGATCCGCTGGTTCACCCCGACGGTCGAGGTGGACCTGTGCGGTCACGCCACGCTGGCCTCGGCCTTCGTCATCGCGACGATGCTGGAGTGGGGCTGCCCGCGCATCGACTTCGCCACCCGGGAAGCCGGAACCCTCAGCGTCACCCGCGACGGCGACCTTTACACGCTGGATTTCCCCAGCCGTCCGCCGGAACCGCTGGCCGGGCCGCCGGCCGGCCTGCTCGACGCGCTGGGCGGACCGCCGCCGACGGCGCTGCTCAAGGCGCGCGACCTCGTGGTCGTCTATGACGACGAGGCGACGGTGCGCGGCTTGACCCCCGACATGAGCGCCCTGGCCCGGCTGGAGGATTTCTACGCGGTCATCGTGACGGCGCCGGGCAGCGGTGGCGTGGACTTCGTCTCCCGCTTCTTCGCGCCGGCCCAGGGGATTCCCGAAGACCCGGTGACCGGCTCCGCCCATTGCACGCTGATCCCCTATTGGGCGCGGCGGCTGGGCAAGGAGCGGCTGAAGGCCCGGCAGGTCTCGGCCCGCGGCGGTTCCCTGTCCTGCGAGCTGGTGGGCGACCGTGTGAAGATCGCCGGGAAAGCGGTTCTCTATATGGATGGCGCCGTCTACATTTAG
- the glmM gene encoding phosphoglucosamine mutase, whose product MTRHLFGTDGIRGTANIDPMTAETALRVAMASALQFRRGDHRHRVVIGKDTRLSGYLLEPALTAGFISMGMDVVLLGPLPTPAVAMLTRSLRADLGVMISASHNPFQDNGIKLFGPDGYKLSDAVEIAIETRMGQPFAPDLAGSADLGRASRLEDSTGRYIEYVKNTFPRGLRLDGLKIVVDCANGAAYRVAPKVLYELGADVIPVGVNPDGLNINKDCGATATRTLQEQVVAHGAHLGIALDGDADRLIMVDEAGRVVDGDQVMALIASSWAQAQTLKGGGVVATVMSNLGMERHLQGLGIALVRTPVGDRYVVEHMREHGYNVGGEQSGHVVLSDYSTTGDGLIAALQVLAVLIQSGGRAASEVCQVFAPVPQKLTNVRFAAGSKPLEIASVQAAIRDGEARLNGSGRILIRKSGTEPVIRVMAEGDDEGLVHAVVADIAGAITDAARLETAS is encoded by the coding sequence ATGACGCGACACCTGTTCGGCACCGACGGCATCCGAGGCACCGCCAACATCGATCCGATGACGGCGGAAACCGCCCTGCGGGTCGCGATGGCGTCCGCTTTGCAGTTCCGCCGGGGTGACCACCGGCACCGCGTGGTGATCGGCAAGGACACCCGCCTGTCGGGCTATCTTCTGGAGCCGGCGCTGACCGCGGGCTTCATCTCCATGGGCATGGACGTGGTGCTGCTCGGCCCGCTGCCGACACCCGCCGTCGCCATGCTGACGCGCTCGCTCCGCGCCGACCTCGGCGTGATGATCTCCGCCTCGCACAACCCGTTCCAGGACAACGGCATCAAGCTGTTCGGGCCGGACGGATACAAGCTGTCGGACGCGGTGGAGATCGCCATCGAGACGCGCATGGGCCAGCCCTTCGCGCCGGACCTTGCCGGCTCCGCCGATCTCGGCCGCGCCTCCCGCCTTGAGGATTCGACGGGCCGCTACATCGAGTATGTGAAGAACACCTTCCCGCGCGGCCTGCGGCTGGACGGGCTGAAGATCGTCGTCGACTGCGCCAACGGCGCCGCCTACCGCGTCGCCCCGAAGGTGCTGTACGAGCTGGGGGCCGACGTGATCCCGGTCGGGGTCAACCCGGACGGCCTGAACATCAACAAGGACTGCGGCGCCACCGCCACCCGGACCCTGCAGGAGCAGGTGGTGGCCCACGGCGCCCATCTGGGCATTGCGCTGGACGGCGACGCCGACCGCCTGATCATGGTCGACGAGGCCGGGCGCGTCGTCGACGGCGACCAGGTCATGGCGCTGATCGCCTCCTCCTGGGCGCAGGCGCAGACGCTGAAGGGCGGCGGCGTGGTCGCCACGGTCATGTCCAACCTGGGCATGGAACGGCACCTGCAGGGCCTGGGCATCGCGCTGGTCCGCACGCCGGTCGGCGACCGCTATGTGGTGGAACATATGCGCGAGCACGGCTACAACGTCGGTGGGGAGCAGTCGGGGCACGTCGTGCTGTCCGACTATTCCACGACCGGCGACGGGCTGATCGCCGCACTCCAGGTCCTGGCGGTGCTGATCCAGTCCGGCGGCCGGGCGGCCAGCGAGGTCTGCCAGGTCTTCGCTCCGGTGCCGCAGAAGCTGACCAACGTCCGCTTCGCCGCCGGGTCGAAGCCGCTGGAGATCGCCTCCGTCCAGGCGGCGATCCGCGACGGCGAGGCGCGGCTGAACGGGTCGGGGCGCATCCTGATCCGCAAGTCGGGGACCGAGCCGGTGATCCGCGTCATGGCCGAAGGCGACGACGAAGGGCTGGTGCACGCGGTGGTTGCCGACATTGCCGGCGCCATCACGGACGCCGCCCGGCTGGAGACCGCCTCCTAA
- a CDS encoding DUF1127 domain-containing protein, giving the protein MRTTEATRSSGSSSFTAVFKVIARALSVGIRPVWFVMEAGLNGYERWRQRQALMRLDDHLLKDIGVSRADVDSEVSKPFWRG; this is encoded by the coding sequence ATGCGCACTACGGAAGCGACCCGCTCGTCCGGATCGTCCTCGTTCACGGCCGTCTTCAAGGTCATCGCGCGCGCCCTCTCCGTCGGCATCCGCCCCGTCTGGTTCGTGATGGAGGCCGGCCTGAACGGCTATGAACGGTGGCGGCAGCGGCAGGCGCTGATGCGGCTGGACGATCATCTGCTGAAGGACATCGGCGTGTCCCGCGCCGATGTGGACAGCGAAGTCAGCAAGCCGTTCTGGCGGGGTTGA